One part of the Meleagris gallopavo isolate NT-WF06-2002-E0010 breed Aviagen turkey brand Nicholas breeding stock chromosome 20, Turkey_5.1, whole genome shotgun sequence genome encodes these proteins:
- the GPRC5C gene encoding G-protein coupled receptor family C group 5 member C: protein MNSAASRQGGDRRCMSACSDLELLWAVVGRAHRELITCHRDAPAPADSTSSTSSCSQLCNASLPHRVRGSPLGTHLPCRMGAAVPAAACILLVLLPVGRAQSTPPSGCSQDLSSLYYNLCDLSAAWGIVLEAAASLGAVTSFVLTIVLVASLPFVEDSQKKSLVATQTFFLLGTFGLFCLTFDFIVGPDFSTCTSRRFLFGVLFALCFSCLLAHAVALNFLARRNRGPRGWVTLAIALLLALVEVIINTEWLIITVARQEGGSTDPCGLTEADFVMALIYVMVLLVAAFGTAWPTLCGRYTRWRKHGVFILATSGLSMAIWVAWTAMYLYGNQHVGKKPGWDDPTLAIALVSNAYAFILLYVIPEVTHVTRRSSEQGYEDDVYPTRGVGYETILKEQKSQSMFVENKAFSMDEPSFAKKPVSPYSGYNGQLLTSVYQPTEMALMHKGTSEGPYDVILPRATAASSASSTLRAEDAFAVQARHAAAQRDARGSQVLSPYSRNRW, encoded by the exons ATGAACAGTGCTGCGTCCAGGCAAGGAGGTGACAGGAGATGCATGTCTGCCTGCTCTGATCTGGAGCTGCTTTGGGCTGTGGTGGGGCGGGCTCACCGGGAGCTGATCACTTGCCACAGAGATGCTCCAGCACCTGCAGACAGCACAAGCAGCACCAGctcctgctcccagctctgtaaTGCTTCTCTTCCCCACAGGGTCCGTGGATCCCCGCTTGGCACCCACCTGCCGTGCAGGATGggtgctgcagtgccagcagctgcctgcatcCTGCTGGTTCTGCTGCCCGTGGGCCGTGCCCAGAGCACCCCTCCATCAGGATGCAGCCAGGACCTCTCCTCGCTCTATTACAACCTCTGTGACCTGTCAGCAGCATGGGGCATCGTGCTGGAGGCCGCGGCCAGCCTGGGTGCCGTGACCAGCTTCGTGCTCACCATCGTGCTGGTGGCCAGCCTGCCCTTTGTGGAGGACTCCCAGAAGAAAAGCCTGGTGGCCACGCAGACCTTCTTCTTGCTGGGCACCTTCGGGCTCTTCTGCCTGACGTTTGACTTCATCGTGGGGCCAGATTTCTCCACCTGCACCTCTCGCCGCTTTCTCTTCGGTGTCCTCTTCGCACTCTGCTTCTCCTGCCTGCTGGCACACGCCGTGGCCCTCAACTTCTTGGCGCGGAGGAACCGTGGCCCACGAGGCTGGGTGACGCTGGCGATAGCTCTGCTCCTGGCACTGGTGGAGGTCATCATCAACACCGAGTGGCTCATCATCACGGTGGCCCGGCAGGAGGGCGGATCCACGGACCCCTGCGGGCTGACGGAAGCTGATTTCGTCATGGCGCTCATCTATGtcatggtgctgctggtggctgccTTCGGCACCGCCTGGCCAACCCTGTGCGGCCGCTACACGCGCTGGAGGAAGCACGGCGTCTTCATCTTGGCCACCTCCGGCCTCTCCATGGCCATTTGGGTGGCATGGACGGCCATGTACCTCTATGGAAACCAACACGTGGGCAAGAAGCCCGGTTGGGATGACCCCACGTTGGCCATCGCTTTGGTGTCTAACGCCTACGCCTTCATCCTCCTCTACGTCATCCCCGAGGTGACGCACGTGACGCGGCGCAGCTCTGAGCAAGGCTACGAGGACGACGTGTACCCCACGCGTGGGGTGGGCTACGAGACCATCCTGAAGGAGCAGAAGTCGCAGAGCATGTTTGTAGAAAACAAAGCCTTCTCCATGGATGAGCCTTCCTTCG CCAAGAAGCCGGTGTCCCCGTATAGCGGCTACAATGGGCAGCTGCTGACCAGCGTCTACCAGCCCACAGAGATGGCTCTGATGCACAAGGGGACG AGTGAAGGTCCTTATGATGTGATCCTGCCCCGTGCCACCGCCgccagcagtgccagctccaCACTGCGAGCCGAGGATGCTTTCGCCGTGCAGGCCCGACACGCTGCAGCACAGCGAGATGCTCGGGGCAGCCAG gtgCTGTCCCCATACAGCAGGAACCGGTGGTGA
- the TSPAN10 gene encoding tetraspanin-10, which translates to MVLGREKLSQFFRPYGEVGSRESSRLLPQTSQLVELPQSSNDDDNILLLGDADNPVAKHDPEEWCAAFCKPSAFSHCVRHLAFLWNLLFLLLGLLTLAIGVWGLLAKGWLQGERLAPLASDPMLLFVLAGLGASTVSLAGCLGALRSSACLLRFFVGATLAFVGLEVLGGLLLLVARQRLRDALQDALLLCLLRYQEEPDLRFLVDEVQRSLRCCGLNSYRDWESNLYFNCSAPGVQACSVPASCCLDPQQNGSITNDQCAFGVLHLGDMAAAGVVHLGGCVVQLGAWLRAQAGGITTGVAVLVLLEATGLLLALKVLADIAPGGARG; encoded by the exons ATGGTGCTGGGCAGGGAGAAGCTGTCCCAGTTCTTTAGGCCCTATGGGgaggtgggcagcagggagagcagccGGCTGCTACCCCAG ACGTCCCAGCTGGTGGAGCTGCCCCAATCCTCCAATGACGATGATAACATCTTGCTGCTGGGGGATGCAGATAATCCTGTGGCCAAGCATGACCCAGAGGAGTGGTGCGCTGCCTTCTGCAAGCCAAGTGCCTTCAGCCACTGTGTGCGGCACTTAGCCTTCCTCTGgaacctcctcttcctcttgctGGGCCTGCTGACCCTGGCCATAGgggtctgggggctgctggccaagggctggctgcagggtgAGCGCTTGGCCCCGCTGGCCTCTGACCCCATGCTGCTCTTcgtgctggcagggctgggggccAGCACCGTGTCCCTGGCTGGTTGCCTGGGTGCCCTCCGCTCCAGCGCCTGCCTGCTACGCTTCTTCGTGGGGGCCACGTTGGCCTttgtggggctggaggtgctgggaggactgctgctgctggtggcacGGCAGCGGCTGCGGGACGCGCTGCAGGatgccctgctgctctgcctgctgcgCTACCAGGAGGAGCCCGACCTGCGCTTCCTGGTGGACGAGGTGCAGCGCAGCCTGCGGTGCTGTGGGCTCAACTCCTACCGTGACTGGGAGAGCAACCT GTATTTCAACTGCAGCGCGCCCGGCGTGCAGGCGTGCAGCGTCCCGGCCTCCTGCTGCCTGGATCCACAGCAGAACGGCTCCATCACTAATGACCAATGTGCCTTTGGGGTGCTGCACCTGGGGGACATGGCAGCTGCTGGTGTAGTGCACCTGGGGGGCTGTGTGGTTCAGCTGGGTGCCTGGCTGCGTGCACAGGCTGGAGGCATTACCACCggtgtggctgtgctggtgctgctggaggccACCGGGCTGCTCCTGGCACTGAAAGTGCTGGCAGACATTGCACCTGGAGGGGCACGAGGCTGA
- the PDE6G gene encoding retinal rod rhodopsin-sensitive cGMP 3',5'-cyclic phosphodiesterase subunit gamma produces MSLEPHKPELKSATRVTGGPATPRKGPPKFKQRQTRQFKSKPPKKGVQGFGDDIPGMEGLGTDITVICPWEAFSHLELHELAQYGII; encoded by the exons ATGAGCTTGGAGCCCCACAAACCGGAGCTCAAGTCAGCCACCAGGGTGACTGGCGGACCTGCCACCCCCCGAAAAGGACCACCTAAGTTCAAGCAGAGGCAGACACGGCAATTCAAGAGCAAGCCACCCAAAAAAGGAGTGCAGGG GTTTGGCGATGACATCCCAGGCATGGAGGGGCTAGGAACAG ATATCACCGTGATTTGCCCTTGGGAAGCCTTCAGTCACCTGGAGCTGCACGAGCTGGCCCAGTATGGCATCATCTAG